Proteins encoded within one genomic window of Humulus lupulus chromosome 1, drHumLupu1.1, whole genome shotgun sequence:
- the LOC133792543 gene encoding probably inactive leucine-rich repeat receptor-like protein kinase IMK2, producing the protein MAKQRSLGVGFLRGWCLVFSLCLFQCNMITFAILDPLDFLALQSIRKALHDLPGSSFFASWDFTSDPCNFAGVYCDAEKVISLNLGDPRAGSPGLTGRVDAAIGKLSALAEFSIVPGRVYGPLPQSISQLKNLRFLAISRNFISGGVPATLGHLRNLRTLDLSYNQLAGEIPRSIGTLPELTNLILCHNRISGSIPPFLSQSLTRLDLKHNSLTGSLAPSSLPPSLQYLSLAWNKLSGSVDRALSRLDQLNYLDLSLNHFTGAIPGRIFTFPITNLQLQRNQFTGSVEPIDQVTIPTVDLSFNSFSGQISPLFSTVQNLYLNNNRFTGQVPASFVDRLLAASIQILYLQHNFLTGIQINPTADIPLSSSLCLQYNCMVPPVHTPCPFRSGKQITRPTSQCNEWKG; encoded by the coding sequence ATGGCGAAACAGAGGAGTTTGGGAGTTGGGTTTCTTCGAGGAtggtgcttggtattctccctcTGTTTGTTTCAATGTAACATGATCACCTTCGCCATTCTCGACCCACTTGATTTTTTGGCTTTGCAATCGATTCGAAAAGCTCTCCATGACTTGCCTGGCTCGAGTTTCTTCGCTTCCTGGGATTTCACTTCCGACCCATGTAACTTCGCCGGCGTTTACTGTGATGCCGAAAAGGTAATTTCTCTCAATCTCGGCGATCCAAGAGCTGGTTCTCCGGGTCTCACAGGTCGGGTTGACGCGGCAATAGGTAAGCTCTCTGCATTAGCCGAGTTCTCGATCGTTCCGGGTCGAGTCTATGGTCCACTACCGCAGTCAATCTCTCAATTGAAAAATCTAAGGTTCCTCGCCATCAGCCGGAACTTCATCTCCGGCGGGGTACCGGCGACACTGGGTCACCTCCGCAATCTCAGAACTCTTGACCTGAGCTACAACCAGCTCGCCGGAGAAATCCCACGCAGCATAGGAACCTTACCGGAGCTCACAAACCTCATTCTCTGCCACAACCGCATCTCCGGTTCGATTCCTCCATTTCTTTCTCAATCGCTGACCCGACTCGACCTGAAGCACAACAGTCTTACTGGTTCGCTGGCTCCGAGCTCCCTCCCACCTTCCCTACAGTACCTCTCTCTGGCGTGGAACAAGCTCTCCGGTTCAGTGGACCGCGCACTGAGCCGGCTCGACCAGCTGAACTACCTAGACTTGAGCTTGAACCACTTCACGGGTGCAATCCCGGGTCGGATATTCACATTCCCAATCACTAACCTTCAATTGCAAAGGAACCAGTTCACAGGCTCAGTCGAACCGATCGACCAAGTTACGATCCCGACCGTTGATCTGAGCTTCAACAGTTTTTCGGGTCAAATCTCACCGTTGTTCTCGACCGTACAGAATCTCTACCTCAACAATAACCGGTTCACGGGTCAAGTACCGGCTAGTTTCGTTGACCGGTTACTAGCTGCTAGCATACAAATACTGTACTTGCAGCATAATTTTTTAACTGGGATTCAGATTAATCCGACGGCTGATATTCCTTTGAGCAGTTCGTTGTGTCTTCAATATAATTGTATGGTACCGCCCGTACACACACCTTGCCCCTTCAGGTCCGGGAAACAGATTACAAGGCCTACATCTCAGTGCAACGAGTGGAAAGGGTAA
- the LOC133792531 gene encoding histidine-containing phosphotransfer protein 1-like — protein MDAISQWQKQWFDYIHYLRQEGFLDDQFVQLKKLQDENSPDFVVEVVSLFFEDSQKLLTNMAKAFEQKVVDFKQVDAYVHQFKGSSASIGAMRLKNVCVNFRNYCEAQNVEGCLRCLQHVQQECSVLKNKLEKLFMLEQQIVAAGGTIPVLE, from the exons ATGGATGCTATTTCTCAGTGGCAAAAACAATGGTTCGATTACATCCACTACCTCCGTCAAGAG GGATTCTTGGACGATCAGTTTGTGCAGCTAAAGAAACTGCAGGATGAGAACTCCCCTGATTTTGTTGTTGAGGTTGTTTCTCTCTTCTTTGAGGACTCTCAGAAACTCCTCACCAACATGGCTAAGGCTTT TGAACAAAAAGTGGTGGACTTCAAACAGGTAGATGCCTACGTTCATCAGTTCAAGGGCAGTAGTGCAAG TATTGGAGCAATGAGACTAAAGAATGTATGCGTTAACTTCAGAAATTACTGTGAGGCTCAGAACGTAGAAGG TTGTTTGAGATGTTTGCAGCATGTACAACAAGAATGCTCTGTGTTGAAGAACAAGCTTGAGAAATTGTTCATG CTGGAGCAACAGATAGTGGCAGCTGGTGGAACAATTCCTGTTCTAGAATAG